From the Megasphaera vaginalis (ex Bordigoni et al. 2020) genome, one window contains:
- a CDS encoding P1 family peptidase translates to MLKEIAIHEIEGVRIGHGENRDAGTGCTVIICPAGGPCGVDVRGGGPASRETELLRPVAAAEVIHAIVLCGGSAFGLDAAGGVMRYLEERDIGFATSVCKVPLVVASSIFDLVCGSSTVRPDAAMGYAACVHSEENRPQGGNHGVGIGATVGKYGGAATMMKAGLGIAAFQAGDVKVGALVVVNALGDVYGEDGRILAGMLTKEGEFADTVQCMLGDLERSAAVPGGCTTNTTIGAVVTNAALDKTAMNKVAALGSNGIVRAVRPVNTMADGDTLYALSTGGVSGEVNSVGILAAYAVEEAVRRAVRDVAGAYGIPALCDMDR, encoded by the coding sequence ATGTTGAAGGAAATTGCCATTCATGAAATTGAAGGCGTACGCATTGGACACGGAGAAAACCGCGATGCCGGCACGGGTTGTACGGTTATTATCTGCCCGGCCGGCGGGCCTTGCGGGGTTGACGTGCGCGGCGGCGGACCGGCAAGCAGGGAAACGGAATTGCTGCGGCCGGTGGCGGCTGCAGAGGTGATCCATGCCATCGTGCTTTGCGGCGGCAGCGCGTTCGGTCTCGATGCCGCCGGCGGCGTGATGCGGTATCTGGAGGAACGGGATATCGGCTTTGCGACGTCCGTCTGCAAGGTGCCTCTCGTCGTCGCGTCTTCCATTTTTGATCTGGTTTGCGGCAGCAGTACCGTGCGCCCCGATGCCGCCATGGGGTACGCCGCCTGCGTCCACAGTGAAGAGAACCGGCCCCAAGGCGGTAATCACGGCGTGGGCATTGGCGCCACTGTCGGCAAGTACGGCGGCGCGGCGACGATGATGAAAGCCGGTTTGGGAATTGCCGCTTTTCAAGCTGGCGACGTCAAAGTCGGCGCCCTTGTCGTCGTCAATGCTCTCGGCGACGTGTACGGTGAAGATGGACGGATTCTGGCCGGAATGTTGACGAAAGAAGGAGAATTTGCCGATACGGTGCAGTGTATGCTGGGCGATCTGGAGCGGTCCGCGGCGGTTCCCGGCGGCTGTACGACGAATACGACGATCGGCGCGGTCGTTACGAATGCGGCTCTGGATAAAACGGCGATGAACAAAGTCGCCGCTTTGGGCAGTAACGGTATTGTCCGCGCCGTCAGACCGGTCAACACGATGGCAGACGGCGATACGCTCTACGCCTTGAGCACAGGCGGCGTATCGGGTGAGGTCAACAGTGTCGGAATCCTGGCGGCTTACGCCGTAGAAGAAGCTGTCCGTCGCGCCGTTCGGGATGTCGCCGGCGCTTACGGTATTCCGGCTCTGTGCGACATGGACAGATAG
- a CDS encoding 3-hydroxybutyryl-CoA dehydrogenase: MFCKKVMVIGAGTMGSGIAQVFLTKGCDVILNDIKQEFIDGGVKKIDKSLTKLVSKEKMTQADKDACMGKLTGIVEITEENMKDVDLVVEAAIENMKIKAEIFRNLGEKCPAHTILASNTSSLPITEIAAATNRPDKVIGMHFFNPAPVMKLIEVINGIATSEETYKKVEEASIELGKSPVKVADFPGFVGNRVVIPMINEAIQALMEGVASKEDIDNVCKLGFNHPMGPLALSDLIGNDVVLHIMNVLYSGFGDPKYRPCPLLAKYVQAGYLGRKTGKGFYDYE, translated from the coding sequence ATGTTTTGTAAAAAAGTAATGGTAATTGGTGCAGGTACAATGGGTTCCGGTATTGCTCAAGTCTTCCTGACAAAAGGCTGCGACGTTATCTTGAACGATATCAAACAGGAATTCATTGACGGCGGCGTTAAGAAAATCGACAAAAGCTTAACGAAACTGGTTTCCAAAGAAAAAATGACGCAAGCCGATAAAGACGCATGCATGGGCAAATTGACGGGCATCGTTGAAATTACGGAAGAAAACATGAAAGATGTTGATCTCGTTGTTGAAGCGGCTATCGAAAACATGAAGATCAAAGCGGAAATTTTCCGGAACTTGGGCGAAAAATGCCCGGCGCATACGATCTTGGCTTCCAACACGTCTTCCTTGCCGATTACGGAAATCGCCGCAGCTACCAATCGTCCGGATAAAGTTATCGGCATGCATTTCTTCAATCCCGCTCCGGTAATGAAATTGATCGAAGTTATTAACGGTATTGCTACGTCTGAAGAAACATACAAAAAAGTTGAAGAAGCTTCTATCGAATTGGGCAAGAGTCCTGTAAAAGTTGCCGATTTCCCGGGCTTCGTAGGCAACCGTGTCGTCATTCCGATGATCAACGAAGCGATCCAAGCTTTGATGGAAGGCGTCGCTTCCAAAGAAGATATCGACAATGTCTGCAAACTCGGTTTCAATCATCCCATGGGACCCTTGGCTCTCAGCGATTTGATCGGTAACGACGTTGTTCTTCATATCATGAACGTTCTTTACAGCGGTTTCGGCGATCCTAAATATCGTCCGTGCCCGTTGCTCGCCAAATATGTTCAGGCCGGCTACCTCGGCCGTAAAACGGGCAAAGGCTTCTACGATTATGAATAA
- a CDS encoding DUF2993 domain-containing protein, whose product MIKKIIVFLLLLAGIGAAAEYGGPQMAERGIYYSLGQRLNLEPGAVRVKADPGIKVLFGDLDAVTIHSDSFADGRLSFRSFDCDLRDVRFSPIRSLLDGRFRLLQAGSGTVSASVGSDDLRRFLTERVENLSDVSVDFADDGVHVTGKIKLGGLLTASADMAGQFAVVGDSLCFVPRDVRISAMGMAYQNDSMKKIEVYNFSDFPLGIKADRVVMEDGLLRIYGSIK is encoded by the coding sequence ATGATCAAAAAAATAATTGTTTTTCTTCTCTTATTGGCTGGTATCGGCGCCGCCGCCGAATATGGCGGTCCGCAAATGGCGGAACGGGGAATATATTATTCGTTGGGACAGCGCCTGAATCTTGAACCGGGTGCCGTCCGCGTCAAGGCCGACCCCGGCATCAAGGTGCTTTTCGGTGATCTTGACGCTGTCACGATTCACAGCGATTCCTTTGCAGACGGCAGGCTTTCGTTCCGTTCGTTCGACTGCGATCTTCGCGATGTTCGTTTCAGTCCGATACGGTCGCTTTTGGACGGGCGGTTCCGCTTGCTTCAAGCCGGATCGGGAACGGTTTCGGCGTCAGTCGGCAGTGACGATTTACGCCGTTTTCTGACGGAAAGGGTCGAAAATCTTTCCGACGTTTCTGTTGATTTTGCAGACGACGGTGTGCATGTGACCGGCAAAATCAAGCTCGGAGGCTTGTTGACAGCCTCTGCTGATATGGCCGGTCAATTTGCTGTTGTCGGCGACAGTCTCTGTTTTGTTCCGCGCGATGTTCGGATCAGCGCAATGGGAATGGCGTATCAAAACGACAGTATGAAAAAAATAGAAGTATATAATTTTAGCGATTTTCCGTTGGGAATCAAAGCGGACCGCGTTGTCATGGAAGATGGACTGCTGCGGATCTACGGCAGTATCAAGTAA
- a CDS encoding YerC/YecD family TrpR-related protein, protein MSSNERLKDHLHDQLFEAILELRDLEECYEFFEDICTIQEMKAISARLEVARMLKGGEIYEDIVKKTGASTATISRIKRCLMYGSGGYGKILDRLAEKEAKTV, encoded by the coding sequence ATGAGCAGTAACGAACGGTTGAAAGATCATCTCCATGACCAGCTTTTTGAAGCGATTCTCGAATTGCGGGATTTGGAGGAGTGCTACGAATTTTTTGAAGATATCTGCACGATTCAGGAAATGAAAGCCATTTCGGCGCGACTGGAAGTGGCCCGCATGTTGAAAGGCGGAGAAATTTATGAAGATATCGTCAAGAAGACCGGCGCCAGTACGGCGACGATCAGCCGCATCAAACGCTGCCTGATGTACGGCAGCGGCGGTTACGGCAAGATCCTCGACAGGTTGGCGGAGAAAGAGGCAAAGACCGTCTGA
- a CDS encoding DEAD/DEAH box helicase, whose translation MLEKFQELQVSDVIIRALNEMGFEEPTPIQAGSIPTALSGRDMIGQAQTGTGKTAAYGIPVLEKILAAPESTELQAIILSPTRELAMQVAEEINHLAQFTSIQALPIYGGQDIERQLRRLRKNPQIVVATPGRLIDHMKRGTIRLNAISSIVLDEADEMLDMGFIDDINLIMSATPETRQTLLFSATMPKPIQTLAETFLHNPEIVRMKAKEVTIDLINQSYIEVPDRQKFDILCRLLDLQEPDLAIIFVRTKRRVDEVSEGLKKRGYSAEGIHGDLTQAKRDTVIRQFREKTIDILVATDVAARGLDISGVTHVFNYDLPQDPESYVHRVGRTGRAGNSGEATTFVIPREIDHLRAIERLIKRRIERRKAPSFSEALEGAQQAAIRSLAAAAEDGAGNAYRATAEELLSHYDSVALVASAIKLLTKEPDTTPVTITEEAPLRVRRDRKQGGGKRNHTGRRPGAGEHRDGKGEKHGAGKFGKGEGKKERTTQHRSEHKDKKEKKERKEPNRSVFKPYFKV comes from the coding sequence ATGTTAGAAAAATTCCAAGAATTACAAGTAAGTGACGTTATCATCCGCGCATTGAACGAAATGGGGTTTGAAGAACCGACGCCGATACAGGCCGGCTCCATTCCTACAGCGCTTTCCGGCAGGGATATGATCGGCCAGGCACAGACGGGTACCGGAAAAACGGCGGCTTATGGGATCCCCGTCCTGGAAAAGATACTCGCCGCGCCGGAGAGCACGGAACTGCAGGCAATCATCCTTTCTCCGACGCGTGAACTGGCCATGCAGGTAGCAGAAGAAATCAACCATCTGGCGCAATTTACATCGATCCAGGCGCTGCCTATCTACGGCGGCCAGGATATAGAACGGCAACTGCGCCGTCTGCGCAAGAATCCGCAGATCGTCGTCGCCACGCCGGGCCGCCTGATCGACCACATGAAGCGCGGTACTATTCGGCTGAATGCGATCTCTTCCATTGTCCTTGATGAAGCCGACGAAATGCTCGATATGGGTTTTATCGATGACATTAACCTGATTATGTCCGCTACGCCGGAAACGCGGCAAACGCTCCTGTTCTCGGCCACGATGCCGAAGCCGATCCAGACGTTGGCCGAAACGTTCCTGCACAATCCGGAAATCGTCCGCATGAAGGCCAAAGAGGTAACGATCGATCTTATCAATCAATCGTATATTGAAGTTCCCGATCGCCAAAAATTCGACATTCTCTGTCGCCTGCTCGACTTACAGGAACCGGATCTGGCCATCATCTTCGTCCGTACCAAACGCCGCGTCGATGAAGTATCGGAAGGGCTGAAAAAGCGCGGCTATTCCGCCGAAGGTATCCACGGCGACTTGACCCAGGCGAAACGGGACACCGTCATCCGCCAGTTCCGTGAAAAGACGATCGATATCCTCGTCGCCACGGACGTCGCCGCCCGCGGCTTGGATATCAGCGGCGTTACGCACGTGTTCAACTACGACCTGCCGCAGGATCCGGAAAGCTACGTCCACCGCGTCGGCCGAACAGGGCGCGCCGGCAACAGCGGCGAAGCGACGACCTTCGTCATTCCTCGCGAAATCGATCATCTCCGCGCCATTGAACGCCTGATCAAACGCCGCATCGAACGCCGCAAAGCGCCTTCCTTCTCGGAAGCCCTCGAAGGCGCGCAGCAAGCCGCCATCCGCAGTCTGGCGGCAGCCGCGGAAGACGGCGCGGGCAATGCGTACAGAGCCACGGCGGAAGAACTGCTCTCTCATTACGATTCCGTCGCGCTGGTCGCGTCTGCCATCAAGTTGCTGACAAAGGAACCGGATACGACGCCGGTAACCATTACGGAAGAGGCTCCGCTCCGCGTGCGCCGCGACAGAAAACAGGGCGGCGGCAAACGGAACCATACAGGGCGGCGCCCAGGCGCCGGCGAACACCGTGACGGCAAAGGAGAAAAACACGGTGCCGGCAAATTCGGCAAAGGCGAAGGAAAGAAAGAACGAACGACGCAGCACCGGTCGGAACACAAAGATAAAAAAGAGAAGAAGGAACGGAAAGAGCCGAACCGTTCCGTTTTTAAACCATATTTCAAGGTATAG
- the mscL gene encoding large conductance mechanosensitive channel protein MscL — translation MKQFMEEFKAFVLRGNVIDMAVGVVIGAAFGKIVASLIANIIMPPLGLILGGVDFSNLFISLGSKHVETLAEAQAQGVPVIAYGLFINTVVEFLIIAFAIFVVISQINRLSKKEEDDAPEPRLCPYCKQPVADDATRCPHCTSQL, via the coding sequence ATGAAACAATTTATGGAAGAATTCAAAGCGTTTGTTTTGCGCGGCAATGTCATCGACATGGCTGTCGGCGTCGTCATCGGCGCGGCATTCGGCAAGATCGTCGCTTCGCTGATTGCCAATATCATCATGCCGCCTTTGGGGCTGATTCTCGGCGGCGTCGATTTTTCGAACTTATTCATTTCTCTCGGCAGCAAACATGTCGAAACGCTGGCGGAAGCGCAGGCACAAGGCGTTCCCGTCATCGCTTACGGGTTATTCATCAATACGGTCGTTGAATTTTTAATTATCGCCTTTGCGATTTTCGTGGTTATTTCCCAGATCAACCGACTCTCGAAGAAAGAAGAAGATGATGCTCCGGAACCGCGTCTCTGCCCTTATTGCAAACAGCCCGTAGCCGATGACGCGACACGCTGTCCGCATTGCACGAGTCAATTATAA
- the prfB gene encoding peptide chain release factor 2 (programmed frameshift) has protein sequence MKKPIEDLQQRIQEIGDSLNLARKKERIMEYDMLMSDPSFWDDPDKARSISQEATALKTEVEGHEALVQKAVDLSDYLEMAMEDGDTSLAGDIETQYDGVLKEIEKREVLLLLSDEYDRCNAIVTFHAGAGGTEAQDWTQMLVRMYTRWAEQNGYHLTIIDMQPGDEAGVKSAAFTVEGEYAYGYLKSEKGVHRLVRISPFDAAARRHTSFTAVDVMPELPDDVEVEINMDDVRVDYFRASGAGGQHVNKTSSAVRMTHLPTGIVVQCQNERSQVQNREMCMKYLRARLFELEQEKQAQLKAEIGGAHQAIEWGSQIRSYVFHPYNLVKDHRTNVETGNVQAVMDGDLEAFMEGFLHQEKDRKLNRQEI, from the exons ATGAAAAAACCGATAGAAGACTTACAACAACGCATACAGGAAATCGGGGATTCACTT AACCTCGCTCGCAAAAAAGAACGCATTATGGAATATGATATGCTGATGAGCGATCCGTCTTTTTGGGACGATCCCGATAAAGCGAGGTCGATCTCGCAGGAAGCGACGGCGTTAAAAACGGAAGTGGAAGGCCATGAAGCGCTGGTACAGAAAGCCGTCGATTTGAGCGATTATCTGGAAATGGCGATGGAAGACGGCGATACGTCCTTGGCCGGCGACATTGAAACCCAGTATGACGGCGTTTTGAAAGAAATTGAAAAGCGGGAAGTTTTACTTCTTCTGTCCGATGAATACGATCGCTGTAACGCCATCGTGACTTTTCACGCCGGCGCCGGCGGTACGGAGGCGCAGGATTGGACGCAGATGTTGGTGCGCATGTATACGCGCTGGGCCGAACAAAACGGTTACCATCTGACGATTATCGACATGCAGCCAGGCGATGAAGCCGGCGTCAAGAGCGCCGCGTTCACAGTGGAAGGCGAATATGCGTACGGGTATTTGAAGTCGGAAAAAGGCGTGCATCGTTTGGTGCGCATTTCTCCCTTCGACGCCGCAGCCAGAAGACACACATCCTTTACCGCCGTCGACGTCATGCCCGAGCTGCCTGACGATGTGGAAGTCGAGATCAATATGGATGACGTCCGCGTCGATTATTTCCGCGCTTCCGGCGCCGGCGGACAGCACGTCAACAAGACGAGTTCCGCCGTGCGCATGACGCATTTGCCGACAGGGATTGTCGTCCAATGTCAAAACGAACGGTCACAGGTACAGAACCGGGAAATGTGCATGAAGTATTTGCGGGCCAGGTTATTTGAGCTGGAACAGGAAAAGCAGGCTCAGCTGAAAGCCGAGATCGGCGGCGCTCACCAGGCGATTGAGTGGGGCAGTCAGATTCGCTCCTACGTTTTTCATCCTTACAATCTGGTTAAGGATCATCGGACCAATGTGGAAACAGGAAATGTTCAGGCCGTTATGGACGGTGATTTGGAAGCCTTTATGGAAGGCTTCCTGCATCAGGAAAAAGACAGAAAGTTAAATCGACAGGAAATATGA
- a CDS encoding FGGY-family carbohydrate kinase, with protein sequence MMEKNYYLGFDAGTQSVKVAVYDGQMNCVAMDTAKTTLSYPQPGWVEMDIDEYYRLIKQCMRSCSYQMRQKHLSVKSVRAIMGDGIICGIAGIDAAGNPVTPYVNYLDSRTADDVERLKAQGLRIWAEETGNAEPSVMFPAMFARWFLKHVPAFAAKGVKFVHNCPYVLLHLAGLGGNDAFIDWGTLSGWGLGYHVMQKEWSPRQLEILGIDAAYLPRIVKPWDIIGSLCEKDAEETGFPAGIPICAGAGDTMESMMGSGILEAGRGVDVAGTCAMFCVSTDGIIPALSVPGSGLIFNSGTLENTYFYWGFVRTGGLALRWFKDSVCRKQSDEYYGTLDELARRHPAGCDGAFFIPYLTGGNGDYPDVRGVFSGLTLDSDQGAMWRCVLEGIGYDYLEITERYRSAGIDLSQLTVTEGGSRDALWNQIKADMLATEVVTLEVAGGAVPTNCLVAAYSQGDVTDLKEALQTNFIVKDTFSPQQSVTDYYQQQYGRRKKLLEALQASGI encoded by the coding sequence ATGATGGAGAAAAATTATTATCTCGGTTTTGATGCCGGCACGCAAAGCGTGAAAGTTGCCGTCTATGACGGGCAGATGAATTGCGTAGCCATGGACACGGCGAAGACGACGCTGTCTTATCCGCAGCCCGGCTGGGTGGAGATGGATATTGACGAGTACTATCGGCTGATCAAGCAGTGCATGCGTTCGTGCAGTTATCAGATGCGGCAGAAGCATTTATCCGTCAAGTCGGTACGGGCCATCATGGGCGACGGGATCATTTGCGGCATCGCCGGCATTGACGCCGCCGGAAATCCCGTTACGCCGTATGTCAATTATCTTGACAGCCGTACGGCAGATGATGTCGAACGGCTAAAGGCGCAGGGACTGCGGATCTGGGCTGAAGAGACGGGCAATGCCGAACCGAGCGTCATGTTTCCGGCCATGTTTGCGCGCTGGTTTCTGAAACATGTGCCGGCTTTTGCCGCCAAAGGCGTTAAATTCGTTCATAATTGCCCGTATGTTCTGCTGCACCTCGCCGGACTCGGCGGGAACGACGCCTTTATCGACTGGGGCACGCTTTCGGGCTGGGGATTGGGCTATCATGTAATGCAAAAGGAATGGTCGCCGCGGCAGTTGGAAATTCTCGGCATTGACGCGGCCTATTTGCCGCGCATTGTAAAACCGTGGGATATTATCGGCTCTTTGTGCGAAAAGGATGCCGAAGAAACGGGCTTTCCCGCCGGCATTCCCATCTGCGCCGGCGCCGGCGATACGATGGAATCCATGATGGGCAGCGGTATTCTCGAAGCCGGGCGCGGCGTTGACGTAGCCGGCACGTGCGCCATGTTCTGCGTGTCGACAGACGGCATCATTCCCGCTCTTTCCGTTCCCGGCAGCGGACTGATCTTCAATTCCGGAACGCTGGAAAACACGTATTTCTATTGGGGCTTCGTCCGGACCGGCGGTCTGGCGCTTCGCTGGTTCAAGGACAGCGTTTGTCGAAAGCAGAGCGATGAGTATTACGGTACGCTCGACGAATTGGCACGCCGTCATCCCGCCGGCTGCGACGGCGCGTTTTTTATCCCCTATTTGACCGGCGGCAACGGCGATTACCCGGATGTGCGCGGCGTTTTTTCCGGTTTGACGCTCGATTCCGATCAAGGCGCCATGTGGCGGTGCGTCCTCGAAGGGATCGGCTACGATTATCTGGAAATTACCGAACGTTACCGCAGCGCCGGCATCGACTTGTCGCAGCTTACGGTCACGGAAGGCGGCAGTCGTGACGCGCTTTGGAATCAGATCAAGGCCGATATGTTGGCGACGGAAGTCGTTACGCTGGAAGTGGCCGGCGGCGCCGTGCCGACCAATTGCCTGGTAGCGGCGTACAGCCAAGGCGATGTGACCGATTTGAAAGAAGCCTTGCAAACGAATTTCATCGTCAAAGATACTTTCTCTCCTCAGCAGTCTGTAACGGACTATTATCAGCAACAGTATGGACGGAGGAAAAAGCTGTTGGAAGCGCTGCAGGCAAGCGGCATATAA
- the secA gene encoding preprotein translocase subunit SecA: MFNRFIQRLLGNNTEYELKKMRPIVQQINELEPTLASLSDASLQAKTFEFKKRLADGETLDDLLPEAFAVIREASRRVLGMRHFDVQLLGGIVLHRGDIAEMRTGEGKTLVATAPVYLNALSGKGVHVVTVNDYLATRDSEEMGQIYRFLGLSVGLIVHDLDYEQRRRAYNSDITYGTNNEFGFDYLRDNMVISKDQMVQRPLNYCIVDEVDSILIDEARTPLIISGPGEKSTELYSTLAAIVKRLAPEDYTMDEKQKTIAPTDEGVVKIEKMLGITNMFDNDHLELNHLVIQALRANFMMHRDKDYVVKNGEIVIVDEFTGRLMFGRRFSDGLHQSIEAKENVKVQGESKTLATITFQNYFRMYRKLSGMTGTAKTEEEEFNKIYKLDVYVVPTNKPSLRKDLPDVIYKTKNAKYRAVVREIVRCHATGQPILVGTTSINQSEILSTMLKQENIVHNVLNAKYHEKEAEIIKNAGQMNTVTIATNMAGRGTDIKLGAGVPDLGGLMIIGTERHESRRIDNQLRGRAGRQGDPGLTKFYLSLEDDLMRIFGSESISKFMDKLGMEEDEPIEHAMISRSIEKAQKKVEAHNFEIRKYVLEYDDVMNQQREVLYGQRREVLVAESLKDTILTMVDDIILDGLARYANEKLYPEEWDFAGLLAQMEQYFVPRGTVTVEELENLSRVEVQDKLKKIAVDLYDSREEEIGAQTMRELEKAIMLRVVDSKWMEHLDAMDALKEGINLRAYGQKNPLVEYKFEAYEMFEEMVDSIKRTVITFLYHVQVTFNRPIPQAEDHLQGAKEVHRDVPENPALAAESERPQD, from the coding sequence GTGTTCAACAGATTTATACAGCGATTGCTCGGGAACAATACCGAATATGAATTGAAAAAGATGCGCCCCATTGTGCAACAGATCAACGAGTTGGAACCGACGCTGGCATCGCTCAGCGATGCGTCGCTGCAAGCCAAGACATTTGAATTCAAAAAGCGTCTTGCCGACGGCGAGACCTTGGATGATCTTTTGCCGGAGGCCTTTGCCGTTATCCGTGAAGCGTCGCGCCGTGTGTTGGGCATGCGTCATTTTGATGTGCAGCTCCTGGGCGGTATCGTATTGCACCGCGGCGATATCGCCGAAATGAGGACCGGCGAAGGGAAGACATTGGTAGCGACGGCTCCGGTATATTTAAACGCTTTGTCCGGAAAGGGCGTGCATGTCGTCACGGTCAACGACTATCTGGCTACTCGCGACAGTGAGGAAATGGGACAGATCTACCGTTTTCTCGGGCTTTCCGTCGGCCTGATCGTCCATGATCTGGATTACGAACAGCGGCGCCGCGCCTATAATTCCGATATCACCTACGGTACGAATAATGAGTTCGGCTTCGATTATTTGCGTGACAATATGGTCATCAGCAAGGATCAGATGGTTCAACGGCCGCTAAACTACTGTATCGTCGATGAAGTGGACAGCATCCTTATCGATGAGGCGCGGACGCCGCTGATCATTTCGGGTCCCGGTGAAAAATCTACGGAGCTGTACAGCACCTTGGCGGCTATCGTCAAGCGGCTGGCGCCGGAAGATTACACGATGGACGAAAAGCAAAAAACCATTGCGCCGACAGACGAAGGCGTCGTCAAAATAGAAAAAATGCTCGGCATAACGAACATGTTCGATAATGACCATCTGGAATTGAATCACCTGGTCATCCAGGCGCTGCGTGCCAATTTCATGATGCACCGCGATAAGGACTACGTCGTCAAGAACGGAGAAATCGTCATTGTCGATGAATTTACGGGACGACTGATGTTCGGCCGCCGTTTCAGCGACGGCCTGCACCAGTCGATTGAAGCGAAAGAAAACGTTAAAGTTCAGGGCGAAAGCAAGACGTTGGCCACGATCACTTTCCAAAACTACTTCCGCATGTATCGGAAACTGTCCGGCATGACCGGTACGGCGAAAACGGAAGAAGAAGAATTCAACAAGATCTATAAGCTCGACGTCTATGTCGTTCCGACGAACAAGCCGTCTCTCCGCAAGGATTTGCCCGATGTCATTTATAAGACGAAGAACGCCAAGTACCGTGCCGTTGTCCGCGAAATCGTCCGCTGTCACGCGACGGGACAGCCGATTTTGGTCGGTACGACTTCGATTAATCAGTCGGAAATTTTAAGCACCATGCTGAAACAGGAAAATATCGTACATAATGTGCTGAATGCCAAGTATCATGAGAAGGAAGCGGAAATCATCAAAAATGCCGGGCAGATGAATACGGTCACCATCGCGACGAATATGGCCGGCCGCGGCACGGATATCAAGCTGGGCGCAGGCGTGCCTGATCTGGGCGGCTTGATGATCATCGGTACGGAACGGCATGAAAGCCGCCGTATTGACAACCAGCTGCGCGGCCGCGCCGGCCGTCAGGGTGATCCGGGGCTCACGAAATTCTATCTTTCCCTGGAAGATGATCTGATGCGGATCTTCGGTTCCGAAAGCATCTCCAAATTTATGGATAAGCTCGGCATGGAAGAAGATGAGCCGATCGAACATGCCATGATTTCCCGCTCCATTGAAAAAGCGCAGAAAAAAGTGGAAGCGCACAACTTTGAGATCCGTAAATATGTTCTCGAATATGACGATGTCATGAATCAGCAACGTGAAGTTCTCTACGGACAGCGTCGCGAAGTATTGGTCGCCGAATCGCTGAAGGACACGATCCTGACGATGGTTGACGATATCATTTTGGACGGCTTGGCGCGGTATGCCAATGAGAAGCTGTATCCCGAAGAATGGGATTTTGCCGGTCTTCTGGCGCAGATGGAGCAGTATTTCGTGCCTCGCGGAACCGTTACGGTCGAAGAACTGGAAAACCTCAGCCGCGTAGAAGTCCAGGATAAGCTGAAAAAGATCGCCGTCGATCTGTATGATTCCCGAGAAGAAGAAATCGGCGCGCAAACGATGCGCGAATTGGAAAAGGCGATTATGCTGCGTGTCGTCGACAGCAAATGGATGGAACATCTGGATGCCATGGATGCTTTAAAAGAAGGCATCAACTTGCGTGCTTACGGCCAGAAAAATCCTTTGGTCGAATATAAATTCGAAGCTTATGAAATGTTTGAAGAAATGGTCGATTCCATCAAGCGGACGGTTATTACCTTCCTTTATCACGTGCAGGTAACTTTCAACCGGCCGATTCCGCAGGCAGAAGACCATTTGCAGGGAGCTAAGGAAGTTCATCGGGACGTGCCGGAAAATCCGGCGCTGGCCGCTGAAAGCGAAAGACCGCAGGACTAG
- the dcd gene encoding dCTP deaminase produces MILSGKEIVKHMGKEIIIEPFDRSRVNPNSYNLSLYHELMVYDHQELDMAKENTASTITIPAEGYVLQPNKLYLGRTNEYTKTEGYIPMLEGRSSVGRLGVFIHVTAGFGDVGFSGYWTLEIFCVQPIRIYPDVEICQIYYHDIDGEYDTYRTGKYQNNTGIQTSMLWKDFRK; encoded by the coding sequence ATGATTCTTTCCGGTAAGGAAATTGTAAAGCACATGGGCAAGGAAATTATAATCGAACCCTTTGATCGGAGCCGCGTCAATCCGAACAGTTATAATCTTTCCCTGTATCATGAACTGATGGTTTACGATCACCAGGAGCTGGACATGGCAAAGGAAAATACGGCTTCAACCATTACGATTCCGGCAGAAGGCTATGTCTTGCAGCCGAATAAGCTGTATCTCGGCAGGACGAACGAGTATACGAAAACGGAAGGCTACATCCCCATGCTTGAAGGCCGTTCTTCCGTCGGCCGATTGGGCGTTTTCATCCATGTGACGGCGGGCTTCGGCGATGTCGGGTTTTCCGGGTATTGGACGCTGGAAATCTTCTGCGTCCAGCCGATTCGCATTTATCCGGACGTGGAGATATGCCAGATTTATTATCATGATATTGACGGCGAATACGATACGTACCGGACCGGGAAGTATCAGAACAATACGGGAATCCAGACCAGCATGTTGTGGAAGGATTTTCGCAAATAG